A single genomic interval of Methylocystis sp. IM3 harbors:
- the hspQ gene encoding heat shock protein HspQ, with product MPRESVAKFAIGQVVKHRRYPFRGVIYDVDPVFANTEEWWLSIPEELRPSKDQPFYHLFAENAETEYVAYVSEQNLMPDTSGDPVRHPQVDETFERDEDGVYRMRAPKRH from the coding sequence ATGCCGAGAGAGAGTGTCGCAAAATTCGCGATCGGACAGGTCGTGAAACATCGCCGCTACCCCTTCCGCGGCGTCATCTATGATGTCGATCCGGTTTTCGCCAACACCGAGGAATGGTGGCTCTCGATTCCCGAAGAGTTGCGGCCGAGCAAGGACCAGCCCTTTTACCACCTCTTCGCGGAAAACGCCGAAACCGAATATGTGGCCTATGTGTCGGAGCAAAATCTCATGCCCGACACCTCCGGCGACCCCGTCCGCCATCCGCAGGTCGACGAGACCTTCGAGCGCGATGAGGACGGCGTCTATCGGATGCGCGCGCCCAAGCGGCACTGA
- a CDS encoding invasion associated locus B family protein, producing MSILFPRSAAVALAGALLLAGVSAQAQQAPAAGGAPAQQQPAQPAGPITANLQAVQPDWTKVCGTDQATKKEICYTTRDFGAAAKEGDAPQPLLALAVYDPKADDTKIIRLLLPPGLMLKPGFRYAIDKGPVDSGAFEICFPNGCFAEAKVKKAVIDGMKKAEKMMIVVKNQANAEVTFYLPLTNFGKAFDGPAIDPKVLEEQQKKLQEELQKKAEEERKKLEAKGAADKK from the coding sequence ATGTCGATCCTCTTCCCGCGGTCCGCCGCGGTTGCCCTGGCGGGAGCCTTGCTGCTCGCCGGCGTTTCGGCGCAGGCCCAGCAGGCTCCGGCCGCCGGCGGCGCGCCCGCCCAGCAGCAGCCGGCGCAGCCCGCGGGTCCGATCACCGCCAATCTGCAAGCGGTGCAGCCCGACTGGACCAAGGTCTGCGGCACGGACCAGGCGACCAAGAAGGAAATCTGCTACACGACCCGCGATTTCGGCGCGGCCGCCAAGGAAGGCGACGCCCCCCAGCCGCTGCTCGCCCTCGCCGTTTACGACCCCAAGGCCGACGACACCAAGATCATCCGCCTGCTGCTGCCGCCGGGACTGATGCTGAAGCCGGGCTTCCGCTATGCGATCGACAAGGGACCGGTCGATTCCGGCGCCTTCGAGATCTGCTTCCCGAACGGCTGCTTCGCCGAGGCCAAGGTCAAGAAGGCGGTCATCGACGGCATGAAGAAGGCCGAGAAGATGATGATCGTGGTCAAGAACCAGGCCAACGCCGAAGTGACCTTCTATCTGCCGCTGACGAACTTCGGGAAAGCCTTCGACGGCCCGGCCATCGACCCGAAGGTGCTCGAGGAGCAGCAGAAGAAGCTCCAGGAAGAGCTGCAGAAGAAGGCCGAGGAAGAGCGCAAGAAGCTCGAAGCCAAGGGCGCGGCCGACAAGAAGTAA
- a CDS encoding phosphoglycerate kinase, whose protein sequence is MTAFRTLDDIDVKGKRVLLRVDLNVPMEDGRVTDATRIERILPTIEEIAGKGAKVILLSHFGRPKGQRVEEDSLRHTLPTLEHYLKRKVAFADDCVGAAAEAVIAGMRDGDIALLENTRFHKGEEKNDPAFVEEVAKLGVLFVNDAFSAAHRAHATTEGIAHRLPAIAGRTMQAELEALESALTSPARPVMAIVGGAKVSTKLELLGNLVAKVDYLVIGGGMANTFLAAQGKAVGKSLCEHDLADTAREILEKAKAANCTVVLPVDATVAKKFEAHAPSHIVSVDHVAPDDMILDVGPKSVAHVESLIAKCKTLVWNGPFGAFELPPFDEGTNAVAQTAARLTVEGKLLSIAGGGDTVAALNQAHAGQEFSYVSTAGGAFLEWLEGKTLPGVAALQG, encoded by the coding sequence ATGACCGCCTTCCGCACCCTCGACGACATCGACGTCAAAGGCAAACGCGTTCTCCTGCGCGTCGATCTCAATGTGCCGATGGAGGACGGCCGCGTGACCGATGCGACCCGCATCGAGCGCATCCTGCCGACGATCGAGGAGATCGCCGGCAAGGGCGCCAAGGTCATCCTGCTCTCGCATTTCGGCCGGCCGAAGGGCCAGCGCGTCGAGGAAGACTCGTTGCGCCACACGCTTCCCACGCTGGAGCATTATCTCAAGCGCAAGGTCGCTTTCGCCGATGATTGCGTGGGCGCTGCGGCCGAAGCCGTCATCGCCGGGATGAGGGACGGCGACATCGCGCTTCTCGAGAACACGCGCTTCCACAAGGGCGAGGAAAAGAACGATCCGGCTTTCGTCGAAGAGGTGGCGAAGCTCGGCGTTCTTTTCGTCAACGACGCCTTCTCCGCCGCGCATCGCGCCCACGCCACTACGGAAGGGATCGCCCACAGGCTTCCCGCCATCGCCGGCCGCACCATGCAGGCGGAGCTGGAGGCGCTCGAATCGGCGCTGACCAGTCCGGCGCGCCCGGTGATGGCCATCGTCGGCGGCGCCAAGGTCTCGACGAAACTGGAGCTCCTCGGCAATCTCGTCGCCAAGGTCGACTATCTCGTGATCGGCGGCGGCATGGCCAATACGTTTCTTGCCGCGCAGGGGAAGGCGGTCGGCAAGTCGCTCTGCGAGCACGACCTCGCCGACACCGCGCGCGAGATTCTCGAAAAGGCGAAAGCCGCCAATTGCACGGTCGTTTTGCCCGTCGACGCCACGGTCGCCAAGAAATTCGAGGCGCACGCGCCCTCGCACATCGTTTCCGTCGATCACGTCGCGCCCGACGACATGATCCTGGATGTCGGACCGAAATCCGTCGCGCATGTCGAATCGCTCATCGCCAAATGCAAGACGCTCGTGTGGAACGGCCCCTTCGGCGCCTTCGAGCTGCCACCGTTCGACGAGGGCACCAACGCCGTCGCGCAGACGGCGGCGCGGCTGACCGTCGAGGGCAAGCTGCTTTCCATCGCGGGCGGCGGCGATACGGTGGCGGCGCTCAATCAGGCGCATGCCGGGCAGGAATTCTCCTATGTGTCGACGGCCGGCGGCGCCTTTCTCGAATGGCTCGAAGGCAAGACCCTGCCGGGCGTCGCCGCGTTGCAGGGCTAG